The following coding sequences are from one Pseudonocardia sp. EC080619-01 window:
- a CDS encoding adenylate/guanylate cyclase domain-containing protein → MTNERPTRPGRPVVGLSVRALIALVVVTANVGGAAVVLVIAAFVLPREQLLDAAGIRLVNLAVLGGYLLVAIPIGIFFGRRALTVRRRASDPERTERRLVLHGPARITSAIALLWFLAAVLFCLLNLRYSGRLAFSVTSAVAIGGVTTCALSFLLVERMLRRAAARVLSGRPPRRRRLVTGVMLRSVGFWALGTAVPLAGVMLAGLVALVFGDASPTQLAVTMLALGGTAIGTGLLTTIGAARAIADPVLTVRRALARVQDGDLDVRVPVYDNTELGQLQAGANQMVEGLRERERIRDLFGRHVGRDVAEAAAATDGGVRLGGEVRPVAVLFVDLVGSTSMAARRPPEEVVALLNRFFGVVVECVESSGGWINKFEGDAALAIFGAPIDLDDAPGAALAAARCLSDRLADEMPDVEAGIGVSAGDAVAGNLGDPRRYEYTVIGDPVNEAARLTELAKSVPGRVAASSRAVDATGAEARRWRSVETVTLRGRDEPTGIWVPVEHTEAPQEEPVPAGDTD, encoded by the coding sequence ATGACGAATGAGCGGCCGACCCGGCCCGGACGCCCCGTCGTCGGCCTGTCGGTGCGGGCGCTGATCGCGCTCGTCGTCGTCACGGCGAACGTCGGTGGCGCCGCCGTCGTGCTGGTGATCGCGGCGTTCGTGCTGCCCCGCGAGCAGCTGCTCGACGCCGCCGGGATCCGTCTGGTGAACCTGGCCGTGCTCGGCGGCTACCTGCTGGTCGCGATCCCGATCGGGATCTTCTTCGGCCGCCGCGCGCTGACCGTGCGCCGGCGGGCGTCGGACCCGGAACGCACCGAACGACGGCTGGTGCTGCACGGCCCCGCCCGGATCACCTCGGCGATCGCGCTGCTGTGGTTCCTCGCCGCCGTGCTGTTCTGCCTGCTCAACCTGCGGTACTCGGGCCGGCTCGCGTTCTCGGTGACGTCGGCGGTCGCGATCGGTGGCGTGACCACCTGCGCGCTGTCGTTCCTGCTCGTCGAGCGGATGCTGCGCCGCGCAGCGGCCCGGGTGCTGTCCGGGCGCCCGCCGCGGCGGCGCCGGCTCGTCACCGGCGTGATGCTGCGGTCGGTCGGGTTCTGGGCGCTCGGGACCGCGGTCCCGCTGGCCGGTGTGATGCTCGCCGGCCTGGTCGCGCTCGTGTTCGGCGACGCCTCGCCGACCCAGCTGGCCGTCACGATGCTGGCGCTGGGCGGGACCGCGATCGGCACCGGGCTGCTGACGACGATCGGTGCGGCCCGCGCCATCGCCGACCCGGTCCTCACCGTCCGGCGGGCGCTCGCCCGGGTGCAGGACGGCGATCTCGACGTCCGCGTCCCCGTCTACGACAACACCGAGCTCGGCCAGCTCCAGGCCGGCGCCAACCAGATGGTGGAGGGCCTGCGGGAGCGCGAGCGGATCCGCGACCTGTTCGGCAGGCACGTCGGCCGCGACGTCGCCGAGGCCGCCGCCGCGACCGACGGCGGGGTCCGTCTCGGCGGCGAGGTCCGGCCGGTCGCGGTGCTGTTCGTCGATCTCGTCGGATCGACGAGCATGGCCGCGCGGCGCCCGCCCGAGGAGGTCGTCGCCCTGCTCAACCGGTTCTTCGGCGTGGTCGTCGAGTGCGTGGAGAGCTCCGGCGGGTGGATCAACAAGTTCGAGGGCGACGCCGCGCTGGCCATCTTCGGGGCGCCGATCGACCTGGACGACGCCCCCGGCGCCGCGCTGGCCGCGGCCCGCTGCCTGAGCGACCGGCTCGCCGACGAGATGCCCGACGTCGAGGCGGGGATCGGTGTCTCCGCCGGCGATGCCGTCGCGGGCAACCTGGGCGACCCGCGCCGCTACGAGTACACGGTGATCGGCGACCCGGTGAACGAGGCCGCCCGGCTGACGGAGCTGGCCAAGTCGGTCCCGGGCCGGGTCGCGGCGTCGTCCCGCGCGGTCGACGCGACCGGCGCCGAGGCGCGCCGGTGGCGCTCGGTGGAGACGGTGACCCTGCGCGGGCGGGACGAGCCGACCGGGATCTGGGTGCCCGTCGAGCACACCGAGGCCCCGCAGGAGGAGCCGGTGCCCGCCGGCGACACGGACTGA
- a CDS encoding acyl-CoA synthetase produces the protein MSSAASGFSDQTTAAITRARRHSVGDLLHRTAIRYPDKLAVVDGETRWTFTEFDAAVNRCAAALTEQGLTKGDRLALLSHNCYQFAVLVFATARLGVVLVPINFMLNAEEIAFILDHSGARAFVVEDALAATAEKALAQAAEPASVRAWIGLSGQVATGEWVDLDSWIDGEGDPGQPDVHVGDDDPLRLMYTSGTESRPKGVMLPSRSLITQYVSCVVDGGMEHGDVELHSLPLYHCAQLDCFLSVDVYLGATSIILPAPDPARLLETIERERVTKLFCPPTVWISLLRHPDFDSRDLSSLRKGYYGAAAMPVEVLHELSRRLPDVRLWNFYGQTEMSPLATILRPEEQLERAGSAGRASLNAETRVVGEDGEELPVGEVGEIVHRSPHAALGYYGDEAKTAEAFAGGWFHSGDLGVMDAEGYLSVVDRKKDMIKTGGENVASREVEEALYLLDGVAEVAVFGVSHPHWIEAVTAVVVPKEGVTLTEDQVNAHAREKLAGYKRPKYVVFADGLPKNPSGKILKRELRTAHGDLGAARS, from the coding sequence ATGAGCAGCGCTGCCTCGGGCTTCAGCGACCAGACCACCGCCGCGATCACTCGGGCCCGCCGGCACTCGGTGGGCGACCTGCTGCACCGCACGGCGATCCGCTACCCGGACAAGCTCGCCGTCGTCGACGGGGAGACCCGCTGGACGTTCACCGAGTTCGACGCGGCGGTGAACCGCTGCGCCGCCGCGCTCACCGAGCAGGGCCTCACGAAGGGCGACCGGCTCGCGCTGCTGTCGCACAACTGCTACCAGTTCGCCGTCCTGGTGTTCGCCACCGCCCGGCTCGGCGTCGTGCTCGTCCCGATCAACTTCATGCTGAACGCGGAGGAGATCGCCTTCATCCTCGACCACTCCGGGGCCAGGGCGTTCGTCGTCGAGGACGCGCTCGCGGCCACCGCGGAGAAGGCGCTCGCGCAGGCCGCGGAGCCGGCGTCGGTGCGGGCCTGGATCGGGTTGTCCGGCCAGGTGGCGACCGGGGAGTGGGTGGATCTCGACTCGTGGATCGACGGTGAGGGCGACCCGGGTCAGCCCGACGTCCACGTCGGCGACGACGACCCGCTGCGCCTGATGTACACCTCGGGCACCGAGTCCCGGCCCAAGGGCGTCATGCTGCCCAGCCGGTCGCTGATCACCCAGTACGTGTCCTGCGTGGTCGACGGCGGCATGGAGCACGGCGACGTCGAGCTGCACTCGCTGCCGCTCTACCACTGCGCGCAGCTGGACTGCTTCCTGTCGGTCGACGTCTACCTGGGCGCGACCAGCATCATCCTGCCCGCGCCGGACCCGGCCCGGCTGCTCGAGACGATCGAGCGGGAGCGGGTCACCAAGCTGTTCTGCCCGCCGACGGTGTGGATCTCGCTGCTGCGGCACCCGGACTTCGACTCCCGCGACCTGTCCAGCCTGCGCAAGGGCTACTACGGTGCCGCGGCGATGCCCGTCGAGGTGCTGCACGAGCTGTCCCGGCGGCTGCCCGACGTGCGGCTGTGGAACTTCTACGGCCAGACCGAGATGTCGCCGCTGGCCACGATCCTGCGCCCGGAGGAGCAGCTGGAGCGGGCCGGGTCGGCGGGCCGGGCGTCGCTGAACGCCGAGACCCGCGTCGTCGGCGAGGACGGCGAGGAGCTGCCGGTCGGTGAGGTCGGCGAGATCGTGCACCGGTCCCCGCACGCCGCCCTGGGCTACTACGGCGACGAGGCCAAGACCGCCGAGGCGTTCGCGGGCGGCTGGTTCCACTCCGGCGACCTCGGCGTGATGGACGCCGAGGGCTACCTGAGCGTCGTCGACCGCAAGAAGGACATGATCAAGACCGGTGGGGAGAACGTCGCCTCCCGGGAGGTGGAGGAGGCGCTCTACCTGCTCGACGGCGTCGCCGAGGTGGCGGTCTTCGGGGTGTCCCACCCGCACTGGATCGAGGCGGTGACCGCGGTCGTCGTGCCGAAGGAGGGCGTGACCCTCACCGAGGACCAGGTGAACGCGCACGCCCGGGAGAAGCTCGCCGGCTACAAGCGACCCAAGTACGTCGTGTTCGCCGACGGGCTGCCCAAGAACCCCAGCGGGAAGATCCTCAAGCGGGAGCTGCGGACGGCGCACGGGGACCTGGGCGCTGCGCGCTCGTGA
- a CDS encoding sigma-54-dependent Fis family transcriptional regulator, with the protein MADVQADRRLLTSARAGLLDGGGVLPGVRGRVAASWRRSVARGVDPAAIANRYHPDLDFGSRLVRCALPVIEHLVEQLADVPVCVALTDDRARLLVRRDTAPSIGRLADGNHFAQGFGYGEETVGTNGVGTVLESGESVHIVGAEHFVERLHEYACAGAPVRDPLTGRIEGVLDISCRSDHSSPVLHSLVRSSAARIQEGLLRDRDPAQQALFDAYSRIDARGRRAVLAVGDRTVLTNVRVQTLLDPGDLIALQDHMRFVMRRTPSTDAWVDLPSGTRVRLRGTTIAAGPADAGMVGTVSVPRDDDAAAGRRPGGGPGRGSPAWRAAWTTVTGALREEPCAVLVLGEAGSGRTRMLTDADRSVHGPGQVVTLDPEQVAAAPGAVVTGLRGPGDGRLLVLRDVDRLPDGVLGPLTTALDDARLRPGLRIAATAGDDTGRGPAYDALLARFRRSASVPPLRNRSGDLPVLAAGLLAELAPHREVRLAPAALRTLARHGWPGNVTELRAALDAALRRRPVGSIEPTDLPGSCQSAPRSTLRAVDQAERDTIVAALRDAAGNRKAAATALGLARSTLYRKIRQYGITD; encoded by the coding sequence ATGGCTGACGTCCAGGCCGATCGCAGGCTGCTCACCTCCGCCCGCGCCGGTCTGCTGGACGGCGGCGGCGTACTGCCCGGCGTCCGCGGACGGGTGGCGGCGTCGTGGCGGCGCAGCGTCGCGCGCGGCGTCGACCCGGCCGCGATCGCGAACCGCTACCACCCGGACCTCGACTTCGGGTCCCGGCTCGTCCGATGTGCCCTGCCGGTGATCGAGCATCTCGTCGAGCAGCTCGCCGACGTCCCCGTCTGCGTGGCCCTCACCGACGACCGGGCCCGGCTGCTCGTGCGCCGCGACACCGCGCCGTCGATCGGGCGGCTCGCCGACGGCAACCACTTCGCCCAGGGCTTCGGCTACGGGGAGGAGACCGTCGGCACCAACGGGGTCGGGACGGTGCTGGAGTCCGGGGAGTCCGTCCACATCGTCGGCGCCGAGCACTTCGTGGAGCGGCTGCACGAGTACGCCTGCGCGGGCGCGCCCGTGCGGGATCCGCTGACCGGGCGGATCGAGGGCGTGCTCGACATCAGCTGCCGGTCCGACCACTCGTCGCCGGTGCTGCACTCGCTGGTCCGCTCGTCCGCGGCGCGGATCCAGGAGGGGCTGCTCCGCGACCGCGACCCCGCCCAGCAGGCCCTGTTCGACGCCTACTCCCGGATCGACGCCCGCGGCCGCCGGGCGGTCCTCGCGGTCGGCGACCGCACGGTGCTGACCAACGTGCGGGTCCAGACCCTCCTCGACCCCGGCGACCTGATCGCGCTGCAGGACCACATGCGGTTCGTGATGCGGCGGACCCCGTCCACCGACGCCTGGGTGGACCTGCCCTCCGGTACCCGGGTGCGGCTGCGCGGGACGACCATCGCCGCCGGCCCGGCCGACGCCGGCATGGTCGGGACCGTCTCGGTCCCCCGCGACGACGACGCTGCGGCCGGGCGCCGCCCGGGTGGCGGGCCCGGGCGCGGTTCCCCCGCGTGGCGCGCGGCCTGGACGACCGTCACCGGCGCGCTGCGGGAGGAGCCGTGCGCCGTCCTCGTCCTCGGCGAGGCGGGGTCCGGCCGGACCCGGATGCTCACCGACGCCGACCGGTCCGTGCACGGTCCGGGACAGGTCGTGACGCTGGACCCGGAGCAGGTGGCCGCCGCACCCGGGGCCGTCGTGACCGGCCTGCGCGGGCCCGGCGACGGCCGGTTGCTAGTGCTGCGGGACGTCGACCGCCTCCCCGACGGCGTGCTCGGCCCGCTCACCACCGCGCTCGACGACGCCCGGCTCCGTCCCGGGCTGCGGATCGCCGCGACCGCGGGCGACGACACCGGCCGCGGGCCCGCCTACGACGCCCTCCTCGCACGGTTCCGGCGTTCGGCGAGCGTGCCACCGCTGCGCAACCGCTCCGGCGACCTGCCCGTGCTGGCCGCCGGGTTGCTCGCCGAGCTCGCCCCGCACCGCGAGGTCCGGCTCGCCCCCGCGGCGCTGCGGACGCTCGCCCGGCACGGGTGGCCCGGCAACGTGACCGAGCTGCGCGCGGCGCTCGACGCGGCGCTGCGCCGGCGCCCGGTCGGCAGCATCGAGCCCACCGACCTGCCCGGTTCGTGCCAGAGCGCGCCGCGCAGCACGCTGCGGGCCGTCGACCAGGCCGAGCGGGACACGATCGTCGCGGCGCTGCGCGACGCCGCCGGCAACCGGAAGGCTGCCGCCACCGCGCTCGGCCTGGCCCGCTCCACGCTCTACCGCAAGATCCGGCAGTACGGGATCACCGACTGA
- a CDS encoding NAD(P)/FAD-dependent oxidoreductase has product MTGAATTARDQDAGSDDAGHVDVLVVGAGVSGIGAAHHLRERFPDRTFLLLEAQDDRGGTWWTHRYPGARSDSDLFTYGYRHKPWRGPSIAAGDEILSYLDEVIDEDDLAGRIRYRHRVTALSWSSEDARWTAEVTRTDTGEQLRITASFLWMCQGYYNHDEPHTPEWPGTDRFEGRIVHPQAWPDDLDTSGKRVLVIGSGATAATVVPAVAGDAEHVTMLQRSPSYWFPAPTVHELATMLEPLDLPDEWTHEILRRTYVQQLDWLATTGRDDPDQLHEFLVETIRPLLPEGTDVGRHFTPAYRPWQQRIAFVPDGDMFTAMREGQASIVTDTITEFTEKGVQISSGEVLEADVVVTATGFDLSVFGDIPFRVDGEPVDFTRRVTWRGLMISGVPNMAYSFGYFRHSWTLRVDLNNDVVARIFDLMAERGAATVVPELRPGDADMPLLPWTDPQNFNPGYVLRSQDRMFRQGDREPWIHQHEHEHDRTTLPEADLDDGLTYR; this is encoded by the coding sequence ATGACCGGTGCCGCCACGACCGCACGCGACCAGGACGCAGGCAGCGACGACGCCGGCCACGTCGACGTCCTCGTCGTGGGGGCCGGTGTGTCCGGCATCGGTGCCGCGCACCACCTGCGGGAGCGGTTCCCCGACCGGACCTTCCTGCTCCTGGAGGCCCAGGACGACCGCGGCGGGACCTGGTGGACGCACCGTTACCCCGGTGCGCGCTCGGACAGCGACCTGTTCACCTACGGGTACCGGCACAAGCCGTGGCGGGGCCCGTCGATCGCCGCGGGCGACGAGATCCTGTCCTACCTCGACGAGGTGATCGACGAGGACGACCTCGCGGGCCGGATCCGCTACCGGCACCGGGTCACCGCGCTGAGCTGGTCCTCGGAGGACGCCCGGTGGACGGCCGAGGTCACCCGGACCGACACCGGCGAGCAGCTCCGGATCACCGCGTCGTTCCTGTGGATGTGCCAGGGCTACTACAACCACGACGAGCCGCACACCCCCGAGTGGCCGGGCACCGACCGGTTCGAGGGCCGGATCGTGCACCCGCAGGCCTGGCCGGACGACCTCGACACCAGCGGGAAGCGGGTGCTCGTCATCGGCTCCGGTGCGACGGCGGCGACCGTCGTCCCCGCGGTCGCCGGCGACGCCGAGCACGTGACGATGCTGCAGCGCTCGCCGTCGTACTGGTTCCCCGCGCCGACGGTGCACGAGCTCGCCACGATGCTGGAACCGCTGGACCTCCCCGACGAGTGGACCCACGAGATCCTGCGCCGCACCTACGTCCAGCAGCTCGACTGGCTCGCGACGACCGGCCGCGACGATCCCGACCAGTTGCACGAGTTCCTGGTCGAGACGATCCGCCCGCTGCTGCCCGAGGGCACCGACGTCGGCAGGCACTTCACCCCGGCCTACCGGCCCTGGCAGCAGCGGATCGCGTTCGTCCCGGACGGCGACATGTTCACCGCCATGCGGGAGGGGCAGGCCTCGATCGTCACCGACACGATCACCGAGTTCACCGAGAAGGGCGTGCAGATCTCGTCGGGCGAGGTGCTGGAGGCCGACGTCGTCGTCACCGCCACGGGGTTCGACCTGTCGGTGTTCGGCGACATCCCGTTCCGGGTGGACGGCGAGCCGGTCGACTTCACGCGCCGGGTCACCTGGCGCGGGCTGATGATCAGCGGGGTGCCGAACATGGCGTACTCGTTCGGCTACTTCCGGCACAGCTGGACGTTGCGGGTGGACCTGAACAACGACGTCGTCGCGCGGATCTTCGACCTGATGGCCGAGCGGGGCGCCGCCACCGTCGTCCCCGAGCTGCGCCCCGGCGACGCGGACATGCCGCTGCTGCCCTGGACGGACCCGCAGAACTTCAACCCCGGCTACGTCCTGCGCTCGCAGGACAGGATGTTCCGCCAGGGCGACCGGGAGCCGTGGATCCACCAGCACGAACACGAGCACGACCGCACGACGCTGCCCGAGGCCGACCTCGACGACGGCCTCACCTACCGCTGA
- a CDS encoding alpha/beta fold hydrolase gives MPQTTVRTGVTLNYEISGSGDPLLLIMGTSGSIPLWGELSGRLAQTHQVIAFDNRGLGGSDRGAGPIDVATLAEDASGLLEALGIPRAHVLGWSLGSAVVQELALAHPEQVASAVMYATWGRCDGFQRSVLSALRLPYVHRDMESALATAGLAFSPQLLDHPDFGSMMEPMLPAFPQNEAQMQVTVEQWDADLAHDSLDRLGGITAPTLVLVGEQDLLTPPWQAKKVADAVPGARYELVTGPGSSHGMHIERPEELTKIVIGFLASATRS, from the coding sequence GTGCCCCAGACGACCGTGCGCACCGGCGTCACGCTGAACTACGAGATCAGCGGCAGCGGCGACCCGTTGCTGCTGATCATGGGAACGTCCGGCTCGATCCCGCTGTGGGGCGAGCTGTCCGGCCGCCTGGCGCAGACCCACCAGGTGATCGCGTTCGACAACCGTGGCCTCGGCGGCAGTGACCGCGGGGCGGGCCCGATCGACGTCGCCACACTGGCCGAGGACGCCTCGGGCCTGCTGGAGGCGCTCGGGATCCCCCGGGCGCACGTGCTCGGCTGGTCGCTCGGGTCGGCGGTCGTGCAGGAGCTCGCGCTCGCCCACCCCGAGCAGGTCGCCTCGGCGGTGATGTACGCGACCTGGGGTCGCTGCGACGGGTTCCAGCGCTCCGTGCTCAGCGCCCTGCGGCTGCCCTACGTGCACCGGGACATGGAGTCGGCGCTGGCCACGGCGGGACTCGCGTTCTCCCCGCAGCTGCTCGACCACCCCGACTTCGGGTCGATGATGGAGCCGATGCTGCCCGCGTTCCCGCAGAACGAGGCGCAGATGCAGGTCACCGTCGAGCAGTGGGACGCCGACCTCGCCCACGACTCGCTCGACCGCCTCGGCGGGATCACCGCGCCGACGCTCGTCCTGGTGGGCGAGCAGGACCTGCTCACCCCGCCGTGGCAGGCGAAGAAGGTCGCCGACGCCGTCCCCGGGGCCCGCTACGAGCTCGTCACCGGCCCCGGGTCGAGCCACGGCATGCACATCGAGCGCCCCGAGGAGCTGACGAAGATCGTCATCGGCTTCCTGGCGAGCGCTACGCGCTCGTGA
- a CDS encoding prolyl oligopeptidase family protein, with the protein MTNDPHAWLEDVTGGEALEWVAARNARTEEQLAGSTLFGELESGVREVLDSRDRIPWVTRRGGYYYNFWTDERNPRGLWRRTTPEEYRKPEPDWEILLDVDALNEAEGENWVWHGARFLRPGLDRALVDLSRGGADADVTREFDVEAKDWVPGGFVRPEAKGGVSWIDRDTIWVSTELGEGTTTSSGYPRIARRWTRGTPLAEAPVVFEGTVEDLSVSAFHDQTPGHERDFVRRAIDFYSDELFLVDGDVLRKIPVPDSAVADVEREWLVLELREDWGTFPAGSLLAARFDDVMAGTPAWEVLFAPTDESSLAGYTWTRHHLVLNVLENVVNRLSVLTPGDDGWARSPFTGAPEFGSVGVSAVDPDECDDVWLTVTDYLTPSTLAIATVGEQPETLKSSPSFFDASTHVIEQHFVTSDDGTRVPYFLVRPEDLPFDGTAPTLLYGYGGFEIALTPGYSGAIGRSWLARGGVYAVANIRGGGEYGPRWHRAALRENRPRAYEDMAAVARDLIDRRITAPAHLGVQGGSNGGLLTGNMLVRYPELFGAVVIQVPLLDMKRYSHLLAGASWTAEYGDPDTDDWEFIRTFSPYHLIDPAAAYPPVILLTSTRDDRVHPGHARKFAAALDEAGHDVTYYENIEGGHGGAADNAQAARMSALASAFLHGRLRRS; encoded by the coding sequence ATGACGAACGACCCCCACGCCTGGCTCGAGGACGTCACCGGCGGCGAGGCCCTGGAGTGGGTGGCCGCCCGCAACGCCCGTACCGAGGAGCAGCTGGCCGGCAGCACGCTGTTCGGCGAGCTCGAGTCCGGTGTCCGCGAGGTGCTCGACTCCCGCGACCGGATCCCGTGGGTCACCCGGCGCGGCGGGTACTACTACAACTTCTGGACCGACGAGCGGAACCCGCGCGGGCTGTGGCGGCGCACGACGCCGGAGGAGTACCGCAAGCCCGAGCCGGACTGGGAGATCCTCCTCGACGTCGACGCCCTCAACGAGGCCGAGGGCGAGAACTGGGTCTGGCACGGCGCCCGGTTCCTGCGGCCGGGCCTCGACCGCGCGCTGGTCGACCTCTCCCGCGGCGGCGCCGACGCCGACGTCACCCGCGAGTTCGACGTCGAGGCGAAGGACTGGGTGCCCGGCGGCTTCGTCCGGCCCGAGGCGAAGGGCGGGGTCAGCTGGATCGACCGGGACACGATCTGGGTCTCCACCGAGCTGGGCGAGGGCACGACGACGAGCTCCGGCTACCCGCGGATCGCGCGGCGCTGGACCCGGGGCACCCCGCTCGCCGAGGCGCCGGTCGTCTTCGAGGGCACGGTCGAGGACCTGTCGGTCTCGGCGTTCCACGACCAGACCCCCGGTCACGAGCGGGACTTCGTCCGGCGGGCGATCGACTTCTACTCCGACGAGCTGTTCCTCGTCGACGGCGACGTACTGCGCAAGATCCCCGTCCCGGACTCCGCGGTCGCCGACGTCGAGCGCGAGTGGCTCGTCCTGGAGCTGCGCGAGGACTGGGGCACGTTCCCGGCCGGGTCGCTGCTCGCCGCCCGGTTCGACGACGTCATGGCCGGAACGCCGGCCTGGGAGGTGCTGTTCGCGCCGACCGACGAGTCGTCGCTGGCCGGGTACACCTGGACCCGTCACCACCTCGTGCTGAACGTGCTGGAGAACGTCGTCAACCGGCTGTCGGTCCTCACCCCGGGCGACGACGGCTGGGCCCGGTCCCCCTTCACCGGTGCGCCCGAGTTCGGCAGCGTCGGGGTGTCCGCGGTCGACCCCGACGAGTGCGACGACGTCTGGCTCACCGTCACCGACTACCTCACCCCGTCGACGCTGGCGATCGCGACGGTCGGCGAGCAGCCCGAGACGCTGAAGAGCTCGCCGTCGTTCTTCGACGCGTCGACGCACGTCATCGAGCAGCACTTCGTGACCAGCGACGACGGCACCCGCGTCCCGTACTTCCTGGTCCGCCCGGAGGACCTGCCCTTCGACGGGACCGCACCGACCCTGCTCTACGGCTACGGCGGCTTCGAGATCGCGCTGACGCCCGGCTACTCCGGTGCGATCGGCCGGTCCTGGCTGGCCCGCGGCGGGGTCTACGCCGTCGCGAACATCCGCGGCGGCGGCGAGTACGGCCCCCGCTGGCACCGCGCCGCGCTGCGCGAGAACCGGCCGCGCGCCTACGAGGACATGGCCGCCGTCGCCCGCGACCTGATCGACCGGCGGATCACCGCGCCGGCGCACCTGGGCGTGCAGGGCGGCAGCAACGGCGGGCTCCTGACCGGGAACATGCTGGTCCGCTACCCGGAGCTGTTCGGGGCGGTCGTCATCCAGGTGCCGCTGCTGGACATGAAGCGCTACAGCCACCTGCTCGCCGGGGCGTCGTGGACCGCCGAGTACGGCGACCCGGACACCGACGACTGGGAGTTCATCCGGACCTTCTCGCCCTACCACCTGATCGACCCCGCCGCGGCCTACCCGCCGGTGATCCTCTTGACCTCGACCCGCGACGACCGGGTGCACCCCGGGCACGCGCGGAAGTTCGCCGCGGCGCTCGACGAGGCCGGCCACGACGTCACCTACTACGAGAACATCGAGGGCGGCCACGGCGGCGCCGCGGACAACGCGCAGGCGGCGCGGATGTCGGCGCTCGCCTCGGCCTTCCTTCATGGGCGGCTGCGCCGCTCGTGA
- a CDS encoding putative hydro-lyase, translating into MTAGLTPARARERFRAGLSTPTSGWCAGWTQANLIAVPREFAWDVLLFAQRNPKPCPVLDVLEPGELGGALLDGDIRTDLPGYRVYADGELVDQPSDVVDRWRDDLVGFLIGCSFTFENALLAEGVPVRHLARGTNVPMYRTTRRCRSAGRMSGPLVVSMRPVPAHLVDTAVSVTARYPEVHGAPVHIGSGGRDGGRALGITDLDAPDYGDPVPIADGEVPVFWACGVTPQAAVLESRLPLAITHEPGRMLITDARDTDYLI; encoded by the coding sequence GTGACCGCCGGGCTCACCCCGGCCCGGGCCCGGGAGCGGTTCCGCGCCGGGCTGTCCACGCCGACGTCGGGCTGGTGCGCCGGCTGGACCCAGGCCAACCTGATCGCCGTCCCGCGCGAGTTCGCCTGGGACGTGCTGCTGTTCGCACAGCGCAACCCGAAGCCGTGCCCGGTGCTCGACGTCCTGGAGCCGGGTGAGCTCGGCGGCGCCCTCCTCGACGGCGACATCCGGACCGACCTGCCCGGCTACCGGGTCTACGCCGACGGCGAGCTGGTGGACCAGCCGTCGGACGTCGTGGACCGCTGGCGGGACGACCTCGTCGGGTTCCTGATCGGGTGCAGCTTCACCTTCGAGAACGCGCTGCTCGCCGAGGGCGTGCCGGTGCGGCACCTGGCGCGGGGCACCAACGTCCCGATGTACCGGACCACCCGGCGCTGCCGGTCCGCCGGGCGGATGTCCGGGCCGCTCGTGGTGTCGATGCGGCCGGTGCCGGCGCACCTCGTCGACACGGCGGTGTCGGTGACCGCCCGCTACCCCGAGGTGCACGGCGCACCCGTCCACATCGGCTCGGGCGGGCGGGACGGCGGCAGGGCACTCGGGATCACCGACCTCGACGCGCCCGACTACGGGGACCCGGTCCCGATCGCCGACGGCGAGGTGCCGGTGTTCTGGGCGTGCGGCGTCACCCCGCAGGCCGCCGTGCTGGAGTCGCGGCTGCCGCTGGCGATCACCCACGAGCCCGGCCGGATGCTGATCACGGACGCGCGGGACACCGACTACCTGATCTGA
- a CDS encoding LamB/YcsF family protein, translated as MTVDLNADLGESYGQWTLGDDDAMLGLVSSANVACGFHAGDPSTLRATTARAAEAGVVIGAQVSYPDLRGFGRRFVDVEPSALTDDVLYQIGALEALSRVAGSRVRYVKPHGALYNATRTHTAQARAVAEAVRAYDPSLPVLGLPGSELLRAAEEAGLRAVPEFFVDRGYTPEGGLVPRREPGALLSDAGEAADRLVRMLDEGVVRAVDGTDVAVRAESACVHGDSPGAVAMAERVRDALARAGVGIRAFAP; from the coding sequence GTGACCGTCGACCTGAACGCCGACCTCGGCGAGTCCTACGGCCAGTGGACCCTCGGCGACGACGACGCCATGCTCGGGCTGGTCAGCTCGGCCAACGTCGCGTGTGGCTTCCACGCCGGCGACCCCTCGACGCTGCGGGCGACCACCGCGCGGGCGGCGGAGGCCGGCGTCGTGATCGGGGCCCAGGTGTCCTACCCCGACCTGCGCGGGTTCGGACGCCGGTTCGTCGACGTCGAGCCGTCCGCCCTGACCGACGACGTGCTCTACCAGATCGGCGCCCTGGAGGCGCTGAGCCGCGTCGCCGGCTCCCGGGTGCGCTACGTCAAGCCGCACGGGGCGCTCTACAACGCGACCCGCACCCACACCGCGCAGGCACGTGCCGTCGCCGAGGCCGTCCGCGCCTACGACCCGTCGCTGCCGGTCCTGGGCCTGCCCGGCTCCGAGCTGCTGCGGGCGGCCGAGGAGGCGGGGCTGCGGGCGGTGCCGGAGTTCTTCGTCGACCGCGGGTACACCCCCGAGGGCGGGCTGGTGCCGCGCCGCGAGCCCGGCGCACTGCTCTCCGACGCCGGGGAGGCCGCCGACCGGCTCGTCCGGATGCTCGACGAGGGCGTGGTGCGCGCGGTCGACGGCACCGACGTCGCCGTGCGGGCCGAGTCCGCCTGCGTGCACGGGGACTCGCCGGGTGCCGTCGCGATGGCGGAACGGGTGCGGGACGCGCTGGCCCGGGCCGGCGTCGGGATCCGGGCGTTCGCGCCGTGA